The genomic segment CTGAGTCTGCGTCCACAAAGATTTTCATATCCAGGAGCTGCAGGTGCGAAGAGCAAACAGTTCAATAATGTTCATTTCAGCCAAGCAGCTGCACAAACAATTCCTAGTGATGATTAGTCTGCTTCACTCAAGAATTCttcaaaagaaaggaaataaaagaatGCACTGTCTTACCTGAAGAAGCTCTTTGTCTGCAAACGACATAATTCCTTCAAAAATGATCACACTGGCACCGTACACATTTTTCTGCAAGAAGAGGAGGGAAAGTCGAGTCTTTAAAGAAGAAAGCAGGGCCACAAACAGTCGTTTGAGCTTTTATAAGATTAAAGCTGCAGTGTGTCACTTTGACacatagtttttaaaaatttaaatttcatttaagTTTAATACATTTTCAGCTTTGAATGCTGCCTCAACACTGGGGTTCTTTCTGGTCCATCTCATCTTTGGCATAATCAACACTGAGGTTCCTTTCAAGCAATAAAGCCAAACTCACCCAGTCTTTATGTCTCCTGTGCGTGGTGAAATCATACACTGGGATCTTCACACTCTTGCCCTGCTTCAGTTTTCTCAGGGTGGAAACCAGCAGCTCAAAGTCAAATGCTCCCGGGTGGTCAAAGTTGTAGTCGTTCTTCGCGGCCAGAGCCTGCTCCTCGGGGGATAAAACCtgaaagacacaaaataaagatgaattTCAGAGGATCTTCCTCTTTAACTTGATTAActatttaaagattttaaatgagggtttattttatcatttagaTGAGCTTATTACCACAAATATGAACCATTAAACTCCTGGgctgaaaatgcagttttattatAATGCTAACAACTGCACTTCTTCTAATGGCCAATGACTTCTTTAGGCTCTGCAAACAAGTCAGTCCTCATAGACTCCAAAGTTAAAATACGAAACTTAACAGAATTCAAATAATGTTTTAACTCTGGCACAAAACACAGCTTTGATGTTTTAAGTTAATTTACCCATTTGTGACAAGTGTAGTGAGGGTGAATTTTTCAAAAACTGATCCATTTATCCTTTGCTAACGCCCAAAGTTAGGAACGTGGACCATCTGACTGAGACTTCATTTCAGCTCAGTCAGTCACTGAGATGGACGTCTCAATTGCATTGGTGCCTTCTTATTAATGCAATTACCTGACAAAACTACAGATTGCTGTGCTGTTAATTGTAACAGCAGATTTTCTTCTGTGAAATTGTGTTATTACTTTTAGATTATATTAGTAATTAGCTGATACCTTTGTCTGTGGATGTAGAAGAGAGAAGTAAGACTTCAGCATAGCTCATTTTGTCTTAATTTACTGATCCCACTAAACATTGGACTTCAGATAGACGTTCAGATCATGTCTATATTGGGTCCGTTGGTCAACGACTAGTTCTGGACAACCACACACAACCAAACTAGGTCTACAATTTGGACGTCCAACCATGACCCAGCTTGGACGTCAACATTTGAACTTTGGACTTCATCTGGACGTCTATGATAGGTGCAGGAAATTTATATGATTAATAAATGTAAAGGTAATAATAAAGGTAATAAAGGTGTAAACAAAGATCAACTGGTAGCCTATAGAAAACATGTCCTCCACCCTCTGGACACATGGGACTAAGAAGCCTAAAGAAGCAGTGAAAAAACGGTGTATAAAATGTGTCTAAGTTTGGCGTTGAAAAGTTGTCCACAATGACCACATCGGGACTACAAATAGACTGTACACGAAGGTCCTATGGACATCAACACTACATGTTCAGTAGATGTAGAAAAAAAGACGTTGCCTGCCATTACAAAACAACTCCTTCAGTGGACCAAAATTTGACGTCCAAAATTGACACATAAAAGACGTCAATCTGATGTCACTTTGCACAGTGGGAAGATTTGATGATGAGATGAGCCTTTATTTGCCCACAACTGAGATGACAGACCTTGCCGACCGTGGCATAAAGACGGGAATCAAAGTAGTTTACTGGGCTCAAAAATCCAAATTTAATAATCAATAGCACTGATTTAATGCTGGATGGCAGGGGTGGTGGATTAGCTCAATTACCATTTGGAAAGTTAGTggtaattaacatttttatgtattttatttaagaaataaaCTAACTAACTACAATTTTTCATTTACTGATCTTTTAAACTCTACAAGACACCAAACATTTGCAGTTTCTAAAATGTTGGACTCTATCAACAAAAGATGACATTATACTTTTGATACATCTTCAATGTTCTTGGCTAAACCACATTTTAAGATGTTAAATCTGATAACAGCATATGTGATTTATTCAAAATGATTggtttgtgtctctgtgatggtgatgaataatttttttattatgtggTTCTGAACACTGGGACAGAAAACATGAATATTAACATTTCTCTTTGTAATTTACTAACTTAAGATTTATTTATGTGACAAATTTAATTGAGATCAAGAGTTCCTTTGCAGCAGGGCAAATAGTTACACTCTTTCACTCAAAAAAACACCCACAATGCACAAATATAATTGGAAACATGAGCAAGATTCAAAGTCTTATAGAGGACTGAACATCTCTGCTTATAAAAAGTTGGTATGAGGAACTTGTTATGACTCTCTATCTGTAATGATTATGTTTTCCCAACTGATCTCAGCTAAAGAAGTTAAATGTATGAGTCTATGAAAACAAGCACAGATCACAGATCAGTGGGTGCTTTCTGGACTGATGACTATGTAACTCACAGCTGGTGAGAGCCGTAGCTGTCTGCAGTAATGAATAGCACGTGGCACTGTGGTAGAGCGCATCCAGTGGTTTAAGAGCATTAGCGACAGCATGAACATACAGGATAGGTCCATAATCCTGTGTAGACAGTATGGTGGATCGTATAATGACTTGTTTTGGCTTGAGCATCAGATTGGAACTTTCTGTGTTTGAACAAGATGGAGGACAATCTACTGTCTaaacaaaatatgcaatgtttctGCACTGTATCAGTTACATGCCAGTTTAGAGCATGGATGGAAATTTTTAATTAATCTGACATCTTTTCTGAAGATTTAACAAACAGCCTAACATGTTGGTTTCCTGCTGGTACTCAAATTGATTACCTCTACCAAGAAAGTTATGTGATTGGCTCTGTTTGTTATCAGGATTACACAAAAAGTTCTAAAACAAATTTACATGAAAATTTTATTAGTGGTGTGGCTTAGTTTCACCTAGAAATCTGGATTCAGAGTTTTGTGGATGAGACTTCTTCacacatattaaaataaaaactgtgagATATACTTTTGGATCCAGAAACTCAATTCATAAAGGCTGTGGAGGGAATTTTTAGTCTTGGTGGAAACCTCAAACTCTTTCTTGTTTAGTATACACTGGGTGATTTAAATGAAGTTTAATTGATGTTCTTACAGTGTATTTTGTTCCAGGTTCCTCCTAAACACAAATATGTTACTCCATTGTTCTCTGTTCCTTTTCCCCTGCAGGTCTCTGTAGGTTCATTTTCACTGGTGCAGCACATGAATAGTCTGTCATTCGAAGGCTGTAACTTTAAGGCAAAACCACAACCTCTTGTTAAATCAAGTGACAGCAGTACAGTGATTACTTTGAGTCTGTGATGGAAATGCTCCTAAGATTACCGAAAGATTTTCTCTGCACATAGATCATTTCTTCCTTTAACAAGCCAACAGATAATCTGTAATAATTACCAAATCGATaaagacaaaaagcacaaacaggCATCACCTTGTAGAAAGAATCCATCGACAGTAGCACAACCCACGGCACATCCAGAGCCTCAATGATCTTATTGGCCACGGTGGTCTTCCCTGAGGCGCTGCCCCCACACAGCCCTGcagatccacacagcatttcaaAGGCCCattatgtgtgtttttcagaGTGTGTCTAATGTTGTCTGCTGGTATGCATGTGTGATAGCACTAAAATGTTTATGGGTATAATATGAGAGAATAGGACATTAAGGACAGCTTCTGCAGCTCAAAGCCACGACTTGGCAGTCTGGAGGACCAACAACATCATCAGCGAGTGTCGTACCAATGACAAAGGCCTCTTTTGACTGAGCTCCGTGCTCGTCATACCAGGGCGGGCGGCCAGCGGTGTAGATGGTGCGTGTGCCTGTGCGGAGCAGAGGAGGCTCTGTTTTACTCAGCGAGGTAGCGCTCTTCCTGCGAGGGGCCCCGGCCGGGGGCAGGAGGCGGTCCAACGAGTCCTCCCCGCTCCCACtgcaaaaacagcaaacaacagGGCAGGTCACAGCCTGAACAAACGATCCATGGAAGGAACGGGAGGGAAACTGTCACAGCTAGGCCTATAGAGTTATTATAGCAAATGATGTAGTCTGTATTCTCTGATTTCTAATgcaaatgtatatttattttgaaaatacttACTGGGCCTTTCTGCATGATGCAGCTAATTTACAGTCACACACAGTGCTAACACTAACATCACTAACAAGTATTTTTTGTGCTTATGGTCTTAAGAGTTAAAGGTTAGCTAAAACTTATGGTGTCTTCAAtacagatagatagatggattgAATTGATTTGGTCTATatcttttgacttatttgagctAGCTTTCTAAGTCTTAATGTACTAAATAGAGGACATCCTGGGCTTTCCATTGATATCTCATGTTTTTAGGTGGCCTCTCTTAGCTCCAAAGAGGaaggaaatgacaaaaaaagttcaagttcctcagttctcaggaggatataTTAACCAATTGTACAGAAGCAACTCAAATTTATGCTTGAATAGAAATGCAACTGGCccatatacacatacatgtaCATTCATACCTACATATTCATAGgaatacaaacaaacatataCAAATTAAATTATACATTTATACATATTAAAGTTAATTAGTTCTTTTCTTCCAATAATTCTGAATTTAGAAAGCATTAAATCTGTGCCATAGCCAACCATCCTTAAACATcctgtttaaatattttactaaaAAATGTGGAGCTCACggtcaaaaacaacaacaacagcaagatACAATTTCTAGAATGCCAACACCTGCTGTGCAAGCAGAAAAGAGTTTTGTCCCTTTACGCAAACACATTACTGTTTATCAGCTCTGCTGTTGATCACTGAGGATGAAAAATCTCATATAAGGGCCACATCCAATTTTTGTGTAATAGCAGTTTAAGGACATCTCCTGCACTTTTGACTGCATGACATTTTGGCACAACTTAGAAAAAAATACGACTTTCATCACAATACAAATcaagaacatttaaaaatgtaacccAGAACTTTTGTCTATCTGAGCACTCTAAGCACTTCATACAACATACCTCATTCACCCGTTCTTTTCtatgtaagtgctttctatctaacgttctcacacattcatactcagatggatgcatcagagaggaacttggggttagtatcttgcccaagggcTGGAGGAGAGTGGATTCTCACATTGCAAGAAATCACAGCTTTTCTTTGTATACAGTTACAGTAAATGTGAAGCTTAGAATATTCCTCAGATATAACAAGACATATTAAAGGATCCTTATCGCTTGACCCCTATAGTGAGAGGGTCTTGTGGCTCTGGGGTGTTTTGCTGGTAGGTTTTTTAGGTTTGCTTTGACTAAAAGTTCACTGTTGTGACTGCTCACCTTTATTCTTTGAGGAAAATCTATCTTGATGAGAAGGAGCTCTTTCAGTACTAAGATGATATAAATCATATGCTCTGAGATTTACAGGAACCACATTTAAACATAAGTGAGCGTTTCTGGGAGACTACACTGACAGTTTGTGCCACCATAATTAAGAAGAATGGTGTTTCATCCCTCCAGTGAAGTTCTGAGTCTTCAGGAATTACACATATGAATTACTGGAGCTTTTCTAGCATGGTGGTATGAGAACACTTTATTAACATAAAGAGATGGTGGTTTATagtaatgtatactttattgatccccatgGGGAAGTTCTTCTCTGCATCTAACCCATTctctcagtgaagcagtgggcagccattgggcgcCTGGTGAgtagtgtgtagggacggtaccttactcaggggtacctcagggaaGCCGGATTCGAACCCCCAACCTTCCAATGACGGGGCCAATACTGAGCTATCCCCGTCCCTATGCAGGATGGAAATTTGCTACTACTGTTGTGCATTTtacaaatacagaaataaacatgCTTCAAGAAAGTATACAGCCGATTAATCCACAGTGAATACTGTTCCGGCTCCACCTCAGCAAGCTGAGAGTTTGAAAAGCTAACGTCACTGTACGCTCAAGATAGTGAATGCCAAGTTGATCCATAGGCATTTGTGCATGTAGATAAAAAGTGTGCGTGAGGGTGACTGCAGCTTGTAGTATAAAGGCATTGTGAGAGCTCAGTAGGAGTGGAGCTGTACTATTGTTATCGTAACAATGCTACAAACACATGCTGTGACTCTTTCTCTTCACTATTTTAAGTTCTGATACTGTAGCcacaaaacaaaagctttaAGTTACACTGTCATTTCTTTTATGGTTATGGTGCAGTACTGGCATAAAGAATATGAATACTGCTTTACCTCTGCCTATAGTGTAGTAGTAAGACTGTAAGGTCATTTATTAGGTACGCGGCAGCTTAGATCACAGTGATTTAGATTAGGCTCACATCACCGTTAACTATGGAACATAGAAAAGTCAGCTTAGCTTTTGCGTCATGCTCTCTGGGGACTCTTTCTGGACTTCTACACTCCCACAGGCAATAATTAGAAACTAAATCGGTACCCTGCTTGTTTTGGATGTGATGCACTATTACAGCGCATGCATACTAAATGGGACAAATCTTGAATGGAAGTGAAGACTAATGAGTGTTTTGCATATTCGACTGAGGTCATTATAAATATGCAGTAATGACACATTTCAAGCAACCCAAATAAACCCAGCTCTCACACCACATCACTGCAAACTAATCCGGATACGGCACTCCCTCTGACCTGTCAACAACCCCTGGTTGCAGACTATTTATAGCACTCACACACGTATCCACAGTGTGTATGTGAGCTTTGTTAGGGGAAAACCAGCAGGGTGTCTGTGTTGAGAGAAAACAACAGCATCAACACTGCAGTCAGCCACATCTTACCTGCGGTCAGACCTCAACGACCAGCAGCCGGAGATTCTGGCTCCTGTGCAGTCCAGCAGAGTCAAATCTGCTTCGGACGACAACCTGTTACCCTCCAGCTCACCCGTCACTGTGGCAACCTCCCCAAAAACAACAGCAAGCAGCCCTCAGCACTGACCGAGGCCGTGAACGTGTTAATTACAGGTCTATTTCTAGTCTGTTTTCACTTTGTGCATTCACACGTCTGTGAAGCCTTAATCATCTGAAAAATCTGCTCTTCTCTCCGTGtcctgctttctctctctctgcgagaGAGTGAGTGACAGAGTCTAAGAGGATCACtgtaacactgacagcaaagAGCTGCTTGGCTGGTATTAATAGAGCCACCTCTAAATAAAAAGAAGCCATGATGGGTGTCTTCTGTTGATCCTTCCTCTCAGTTCACTGATCAACAGAAACACTACAAAACCAAATGGGGCAAAATGATTTCTTATGATACACGTCATGTGAgaaaacagtgaaaactgtCAGTCTCAGCCCTTACAGAGGGAGTTTGGCTGACCAACAACCCAAAGGACAAAGAcagaagacagacagaaaactgaaaactgtaaaaattCATAATTTATCATTCGTTATCTTCAATATGGCTTCACCATTCTAGTGCTTATGGTGTCTGACCACTGGGTTGAGTTTCAAGTTCTTTAATATTCGTGTTTACGATGAATCTTGTGACACTGAGTCTTTGTTGTCTGTTGTTATTTGATCGTtattcttgtttgttttgttttttttgcgtTTTAATTTCTATTCTGTCCATTATCATGTCACGTGTTTCGCCccgtcacaaagctcaaatcacctCAAACTTGTTTCATGAACATGAccatgagttcactgtactcacagtcaccagatctcaatctaacAGGGCACCTCTGAGATGTGGTGGGAcaggagatttgcatcatggatgtgcagctgacaaatctgcaacaaCTGTATGATGCTGTCACGTCAGTATGGAAAAAAATGTCTAGCGTGTAGTACTCTGATTACATTAATAACAGGCTAAAATAAGTTTAACGGGCGCCACCTCAAACTTCTCCAATAGAAAAAATGATTAAGGTATTACTTCCTTGCTAATGTTTGTAATAAGGCTTGAAATGCGAATTTTTATTTATGATCACAGATTGAACTCGTGACTTCAGAGACTGTGACGCACGACTGTGTCAGCATGCAGCTCACCTACTTCTGAAGCGCATTTGATGCACCTTCATCCCCCATCGTCATGATACTGATCAGTTAATAACTAACTAACAGCGACAGGGTTTAACGGAATGGTGTGGCCCGAATAAACATCTGTTTATAGGAGGtgaaggaaggaggaggagaggagaagggGCGTCAGTGTGGTTAGCGTTATACAGGACAAAGCTGCTGCGGactataaaaatgtgaaaaagaaaactgcattAATTATTTCAGGATTCAAAAAAATTCAAGCACAGGTAAAAAAACTGATAGCATCGTGTACCTGTCCGAGCGGGACGTCATTATTTTTACCGCACTTCGCCTCCGCTGGGATCCTGAGACCTCGGAGCCGGCAGCGGCTGGTTAGAGCCATGGGTAGTTTCTTCGTAGCTGTGCGGAGGGATTGTGGGTAATGTAGTATCTTACCCAGGCAAAGGAACTACACACCACTCAGCTCAACAGACCCTACTCACTTGCAAAAAAACGActaaattttaatatttttatttattaatttgtttttctgacATTAAAAAACGTTTCAAAGAGAAGAATGAGAGGAAGAGACGGTAAGAGAGGAAcagttaattaataattaatcacAGACGGCAATAAATTGATAAATGGATTGTCATGATGCTTTTTCATCACAGTTCATAGTCAGTCTGTAAAGATGATATCAGTTTATCGTGCAGACAGGGAATGAAAAGCTGCCAACTTCCAGTTAACAGCTTTATTCTGGAGACCACAGCTCGCTGGATGCACATATCCTACAGATCTGATTCACATTTCATGTTACATGATTATATGTACTCTGACTCCGGTGTTTCCATCATCCAGCTAGGATATCCTTCCAAAGGACCCTGCAAAACACAGAACGATGAAaacttttcagatatttttttaaacttttaatagcaagttttttaaacttttttttttttttttttacaggtgcAATAATAAGCTTTCACCGCTCGATCTTACAGATAAGTATAGACAAAGATTTTGTGTTGGTCCCTGCTGGTTATTGGAACAATACATCACTGCTGCCACCATATTGTTCAGTGGGAGCTGGACCGTCTAATCCATACATATCCCAACCCTCTGAATTTACAAATGATTAAACTGTTCTGGTTAGCTATAAATGTCAGAACTGTACAAAAGGCTTATTTTCTGTTGATAACTGTAATATTTCCACAACATAATTATAAAACACAATAATAACTCAATATTACAGCTCTCTGCAGATGCTTTTTTGACCGACAGGAATACTCCCATACTTGTCATGTCTTGAGTCTGTTAtcttcagtgctgtggttcatGAATGCTTTTTAACTTTATCTTTTGGGAATCTGCAGACAAAACAAGTCCATCTGAACAACACTGTGGAGGTCTGACGGTTTCTGTAGATACAAATCAGGAATATATGTCAGTTAGCTGTTACTGAGCTGTTAGTACCATGAAAAAGACTTAACAGTCAGATAATTTAGGACAACTTAACACAGTAACACAAAATGTGACAAATACCATTTTGTGTCAGGACAGTCCATGAACATTAAGTCAGTTTTAAAAACAGACTGCTTATTATGATTATTGCTTTTCCTTCACTAGAGCATAAAAAATTAGCACAAACATTTATGTTCAGTCTAAAGAGACACATGCCACAAGGCCTGATATAACATGTGTCTAAGGGATATCATCAGAAGATACCAATTCATATCACAATTCTCAAAATGTGACAATAAttgtttaatgtttgtttttaaacctttCTTTTCTAGAAGCTTCAGCAAGCAGAACCATGGTCTGAATGCACTGCTGTGCCAAACATATTTGATTTGCCAAGAGGATCACTATAAACTCTGTATAGGCTCCTTTTGCTGGccaatttctttttatttaattatatttatacaTGTATAGTGTAATAATGCCTGAGCCGACAGCTGGAAGTAAAGAGAAtacaaaagaaaatagaaaaggggacaaacaggagaaaagaTAAGATCACAGGTCAAAGCACAAAGAAAGCACAACATGTTATCTACTCTAGCAAAAGGACACACTGTCcctgaaagagaagaaaacaaaaaaacagatacacaaacaaacacacacccatCCACGTCAAGtttgttttgtccttttatTACATCTACCATAGACAGTATCTGTACCGAGGCTGCAGGTCTTTGGGAAGTGACAGAGGCACCATGCACCTATCCTACATGCGACTAGTGCAGCTGCCATGACGGCTCTGCCCAGACTTGTTTATTAGAAGTAAAAGTCAACATGGAACTACtttgcattattattatcatcattgtGATATCAGCTATGTTGCATAGCCTAAATGGGAACCATCCTAACAATTCAGCCTGTGTCCTGTCAACAACtgtaatattaacattttaaataaatggtcTGCCACCAGCATGTCAGTgatataaaacttttttttataaaggGGGCTAATTTTAAATACAAGGAacattcagtttgtttgtttgctcgcTTTTTTGTAACCATGTTATTTAATTGAGTATCAACAACAATCATATAACTAACACTGATATTAGTACTGACTACTAAATTTCTAGTATCATAACATCCCTAACGCGTCTATATCTACATTAGACAACAACCAGCCGTTGGCATAAagtagcttagcataaagacaGGAATCACCTGAAAGCAGCTAGCAAAAGAAGCACCTACCAGCACTTCTAACACATAACACTGTTTAAGTGTAACACCAACAATCTGCTGTTAATTAAAAGGGTGCTGTGAGTCAAACTCTTTCTTCAGGCATCCATCCATTCCACCTAAACCcccataaaataaacaaataaccaGGACTTGCTATACTTTAGCTTttacttcctttttttaaaaggccAAAGACTGAAAAGGCACAGCCAGCCAAGAGTTTCTGATAAGTTGTTTAACTGATTGATTTTCATTTGTTCTGCCAATCATGCACAGCTAAGACGCAGCCACTTTTACTTGGCCCTCATGCTTCTAATTAGGAGAGTTTTATGAGCTGTAAGCAGCGACTGTGTGCAGGCAGAGGAAACTAATGTTTGTTGTTTAGCTTGGGGACTTCAGCCTTACTGTCTTACTTTGCTGCCTAATACAAGCATGCAAGAAAATCCTCTCTGCTATCTCTCTTAGATTTAGTTTGAACAGAATTTTGACTAAAAATGTCACTGCATGATTTACAGACATCGAAACTTTTCCATTAATCTTAAAGCCAAGTTACGTCAAACTCCACTGTTGGCTTATAACAACTGATAGCATTCAATTATTTTCAATGAGAAGTTGCAGTGCTTTTAGTGTAGTTCACAGACATGTGAACAAAAAATTGGtttaagaaacaaagaaaaccacATCTTTTACTGAACCCCCGTGAGTGCTGGGCCTACAGAAGGGCTGACCCATGCACTGCTTTCAGGCTCCATCTGGCCAGTCACCATGGGCCACCAGGTGCTCTACCCCGAGCACCCCACAGGGTGGGGCCCCCGTCACAGTGTTGCTTTGTATAGTAAAACCACAGTAGTCTCATCTGAATAAAGTGAATggaaaacatagaaaacagaCCCGCTTATTGTGtaagtgttgtttgtttacattgCTGTTCTCATATTTACATCACAGAGAGCCATAACACTTCCCTGACTCCAGACAGATGCAGGGCTGGTGGCGGTGGACACACAGCAGAATGCCTGCCATGTGAAAAGCCCCTTTGTTTCAGAACTGCACCCACCAAAATCTTTCCAACGTTATTCAACCAAGAAGTGAAATGTATCCTTGGCACAGATACGCATAATTACAGCAGCAGGTTTTACAAGGACAGGAGAAAACAGAGTGGAGAAATCTCACACAAGCATAGAGAGCATGCAAGTTTTaacctgcctgcctgcctgcctgggTTTGAACCTGGACCCTCCTGCTGTGGGACGGCAGCACAAACTATGGAGCCAtcttcaatatttttttccagctATCTTCAtcataaaatatgtaatttTAGTGCTAAGCTAAACCACTGCTAGCTAAAGATTAATTTTTAATTGACAGGAATAGGAGTCAGaaatttaaatgtgaaaaatgtcaaactgtGTCTTCAAAGTCAAGGACTGGGaagactgaaaacacacacactctcacctCTGCTGAGCAGCTGCAGGTTGCGTCCCTCCTCCTGCACCTGGAGCTGCAGCACTTGTTGCAGCAGCTCCTGTCGAAGTGTCTCCTGCACTAAACCCATGCGCTCCAGCTTCTCCCCATTCAGGCGCAGTAACGCTCGGCCTTTAAGGTGATGACAAagtcattttttacaattaagCTGTAATTCATGAATTCACTAGTGGGACTGTTTTTCTACTATCTCAGACCTGTGATGGCGTGGTGGGAGAACGCTTCTACATAGGTCAGGTAGTTGTGTGGACAGTGTTTCTTCAGCCACTTGCACACATCTTGTTGAGACCAAAGAACAACAGGACGGATCAGGCTGGGCTGTGTTGGGCTCGTGTGATATATCCCATAATTGTCACTGGAGCGGTACTGTAGATAAGCAGGCAGACAGGAAAGCATACAGATAAATGCAGAGGGTTAGTAATATAAGGG from the Pelmatolapia mariae isolate MD_Pm_ZW linkage group LG20, Pm_UMD_F_2, whole genome shotgun sequence genome contains:
- the samd10a gene encoding sterile alpha motif domain-containing protein 10a isoform X2; this translates as MAVDAASSFSFCRPAVEYRALPEDFKHQLSRRTGGNLTWHDGRGQKTAGGRTVKLLQQPGTEALQYRSSDNYGIYHTSPTQPSLIRPVVLWSQQDVCKWLKKHCPHNYLTYVEAFSHHAITGRALLRLNGEKLERMGLVQETLRQELLQQVLQLQVQEEGRNLQLLSRGSFGRIS
- the samd10a gene encoding sterile alpha motif domain-containing protein 10a isoform X1, with the translated sequence MAVDAASSFSFCRPAVEYRALPEDFKHQLSRRTGGNLTWHDGRGQKTAGGRTVKLLQQPGTEALQYRSSDNYGIYHTSPTQPSLIRPVVLWSQQDVCKWLKKHCPHNYLTYVEAFSHHAITGRALLRLNGEKLERMGLVQETLRQELLQQVLQLQVQEEGRNLQLLSRETVRPPQCCSDGLVLSADSQKIKLKSIHEPQH